In a single window of the Elaeis guineensis isolate ETL-2024a chromosome 8, EG11, whole genome shotgun sequence genome:
- the LOC105037637 gene encoding uncharacterized protein: MASISKLSNPNLAAASSRSSSALRSEPTFSLKFLTGAPIQKQLSSLRLSVRRDRVERSSLVVRCSQQDGNGAPAKRTTLHDLYEQQGQSPWYDNLCRPVTDLLPLIASGVRGVTSNPTIFQKAISSSSAYDEQFRQLVSAGKDIESIYWELVINDIQDACKLFEPIYDQTDGGDGYVSVEVSPRLANDTNGTIEAAKWLHQVVNRPNVYIKIPATAECVPSIKEVISNGICVNVTLIFSLSRYEAVIDAYLDGLESSGLDDLSRLTSVASFFVSRVDTLIDKMLEEIGTTEALDLRGKAAVAQAALAYSLYQKKFSGPRWEALVKKGAKKQRLLWASTSVKNPAYPDTLYVDPLIGPDTVLTMPDQALQAFIDHGTVSRTIGSNLSEAEGIYSALEKLGIDWNKVGSQLEAEGVDSFRKSFDSLLVSLQKKLDSLKLVGL, from the exons ATGGCTTCGATTTCTAAGCTCTCAAATCCTAACCTCGCCGCCGCTTCATCCCGCTCCTCTTCCGCCCTCCGATCCGAGCCGACATTCTCACTCAAGTTCCTCACAGGAGCTCCAATTCAGAAGCAACTCTCGTCTCTCCGCCTATCGGTTCGAAGAGATCGCGTCGAGAGGAGCTCATTGGT TGTGAGATGTTCCCAACAAGACGGAAATGGTGCTCCAGCAAAGAGAACAACACTCCATGACCTTTATGAGCAACAAGGCCAATCTCCATGGTATGATAATCTTTGCCGCCCAGTAACAGATCTGCTTCCACTCATTGCAAGTGGAGTACGGGGAGTTACGAGCAATCCAACG ATTTTCCAGAAAGCAATTTCATCATCCAGTGCCTATGATGAACAATTTAG GCAGCTTGTGTCAGCTGGAAAAGACATAGAAAGCATTTACTGGGAACTTGTTATAAACGATATTCAAGATGCATGCAAACTTTTTGAACCTATTTATGATCAAACAGATGGTGGTGATGGTTATGTATCTGTTGAAGTCTCTCCTAGACTTGCAAATGATACCAATGGAACTATTGAAGCTGCAAAATGGTTGCACCAAGTGGTTAATCGTCCCAATGTCTACATAAAGATCCCAGCTACTGCAGAATGTGTTCCTTCAATTAAAGAAGTAATCTCAAATGGTATATGTGTCAATGTTACA CTGATCTTCTCACTATCAAGATATGAAGCAGTCATTGATGCTTATTTGGATGGCCTTGAGTCTTCTGGTTTGGATGACCTGTCTAGGCTTACCAGTGTAGCTTCTTTTTTTGTCAGCCGTGTAGACACCCTTATAGACAAGATGCTTGAAGAAATTGGGACAACTGAAGCTCTTGATCTCCGAGGCAAG GCTGCAGTGGCTCAAGCAGCTTTGGCATATAGTCTCTATCAAAAGAAATTTTCTGGTCCAAGATGGGAGGCCTTGGTAAAGAAAGGTGCGAAGAAGCAAAGATTGTTGTGGGCATCAACCAGTGTTAAGAATCCTGCATATCCTGACACTTTGTATGTGGATCCTCTCATTGGACCTGACACG GTTTTGACCATGCCTGATCAAGCTCTGCAAGCCTTCATCGACCACGGCACTGTTTCAAGGACCATCGGTTCAAATCTGTCAGAGGCTGAGGGTATCTATAGTGCGCTCGAGAAGTTGGGCATCGACTGGAACAAGGTTGGGTCTCAGCTTGAAGCTGAAGGTGTTGACTCTTTCAGGAAGAGTTTCGATAGCTTGCTTGTTAGCCTGCAAAAGAAGCTTGATTCCCTCAAGCTGGTCGGTCTGTAG